A genomic window from Vigna radiata var. radiata cultivar VC1973A chromosome 2, Vradiata_ver6, whole genome shotgun sequence includes:
- the LOC106776528 gene encoding kinesin-like protein KIN-5D produces MEPQQRRGGLVPVSPSQTARSGDKLARDLRPADSSSSGHSKFDKDKGVNVQVLVRCRPLGEDEARLNTPIVISCNEGRREVSAVQNIANKQIDRTFAFDKVFGPNSKQKELFEQAMSPIVNEVLEGYNCTIFAYGQTGTGKTYTMEGGARKKNGEFPSDAGVIPRAVKQIFDILESQTAEYSMKVTFLELYNEEITDLLAPEETLKFVDDKSKKPIALMEDGKGGVFVRGLEEEVVCTANEIYKILEKGSAKRRTAETFLNKQSSRSHSIFSITIHIKECTPEGEEMIKCGKLNLVDLAGSENISRSGAREGRAREAGEINKSLLTLGRVINALVEHSGHVPYRDSKLTRLLRDSLGGKTKTCIVATISPSIHCLDETLSTLDYAHRAKNIKNKPEINQKMVKSALIKDLYSEIDRLKQEVYAAREKNGIYIPRDRHLQEEAEKKAMVEKIELMEQEAESKDKQLMELQELYNRQQLLTVELSDKLEKTEKSLEETEQSLFELEEKHTQANATIKEKEFLIFNLLKSEKKLVEHAIELRSDLKNAASDVSNLFSTIERKDKIAEGNRILIQKFQSQLAQQLEDLHKAVAASVMQQEQQLKAMEQDMHSFVSTKAEGIENLRVQVGKLKNMYGSGIRVLDSLAEELKGNNQLKFGELNSEVAKHSSALEDLFKGITLEADSLLKDLQSSLQKQEAKLTDYARQQEAAHARAVENTRAVSKITLNFFETLHMHASNLIQIVEESQYTNDQKLYELQKKFEECTAFEEKQMLEKVAEMLASSSSRKKKLVQMAVNDLRESANTKISKLRQETLTMQDSTSSIKAEWKIHMEKSESNYHEDTSAIESGKNDLVKVLQYCRKKAELGAQQWRNAQESILSQEKRNAASVDSIIRGGMEANNLVRARFSGAASTTLEDAEIANKDIKSSIEHSLQLDRDACGNINSRIIPCCGDLRELNGGHYHRIVEITENAGKCLLREYVVDEPSCSTPKRRPFNLPSVSSIEELRTPPFEELLKSFGDSKSSKNANGDVRYIGAYESAQSVRDSRLPLIAIN; encoded by the exons ATGGAGCCTCAGCAGAGAAGAGGAGGATTGGTGCCGGTATCGCCGTCGCAGACGGCGCGCTCGGGCGACAAGCTGGCGCGAGATCTGCGACCTGCGGATTCTAGTTCCAGTGGTCACAGCAAGTTCGATAAGGACAAAGGCGTCAATGTGCAGGTTCTCGTTCGTTGCAG GCCGTTGGGTGAAGATGAAGCGAGGTTGAACACGCCGATCGTGATTTCTTGTAACGAAGGTAGAAGAGAGGTTTCGGCTGTGCAGAATATAGCCAACAAACAGATCGACAGAACCTTCGCATTCGACAAG GTTTTTGGTCCGAACTCCAAGCAGAAAGAACTATTTGAGCAGGCCATGTCTCCTATTGTGAATGAAGTGCTTGAAGGCTATAACTGCACCATTTTTGCGTACGGTCAAACAGGGACAGGGAAGACGTACACAATGGAAGGAGGTGCAAGAAAAAAG AATGGAGAGTTTCCCAGTGATGCTGGTGTCATCCCAAGAGCTGTGAAGCAGATTTTTGATATATTAGAATCTCAGACTGCCGAGTATAGCATGAAAGTAACGTTTCTAGAGCTTTACAACGAGGAGATAACTGATCTTTTGGCCCCTGAGGAGACTTTAAAATTTGTGGATGACAAATCTAAGAAACCAATAGCTCTCATGGAGGATGGAAAGGGGGGAGTTTTTGTTAGAGGTTTAGAGGAAGAGGTTGTTTGCACTGCAAATGAAATTTATAAGATATTGGAAAAGGGCTCTGCGAAAAGGCGAACAGCTGAGACTTTTCTCAACAAACAAAGCAGTCGCTCCCACTCCATATTTTCTATCACAATTCACATTAAGGAGTGTACTCCAGAGGGTGAAGAAATGATTAAATGTGGGAAGCTAAACCTTGTGGACCTTGCAGGCTCTGAGAATATTTCACGTTCGGGTGCAAGAGAG GGAAGAGCAAGGGAAGCTGGGGAGATAAATAAAAGCTTGCTTACTCTAGGTCGAGTGATTAATGCTTTAGTGGAGCATTCAGGTCATGTTCCTTATAG GGATAGCAAATTAACAAGATTGTTAAGGGATTCCTTGGGCGGTAAAACAAAGACGTGCATCGTTGCTACAATATCACCTTCTATTCACTGTCTGGACGAAACTCTCAGTACCTTGGATTATGCACACCGTGCCAAAAATATCAAGAACAAACCAGAG ATCAATCAGAAGATGGTGAAATCTGCACTCATTAAGGATCTGTATTCTGAAATTGACAGGCTGAAGCAAG AGGTGTATGCTGCAAGAGAGAAGAATGGAATTTATATACCGCGTGACCGTCATCTTCAAGAAGAAGCGGAGAAGAAG GCCATGGTTGAAAAGATAGAACTGATGGAACAAGAAGCAGAGTCCAAGGATAAG CAACTGATGGAACTTCAAGAACTCTACAATCGTCAGCAACTTTTGACCGTCGAGCTAAGTGATAAACTAGAAAAAACTGAG AAAAGTCTTGAAGAAACTGAGCAGTCATTATTTGAACTTGAGGAAAAGCACACACAAGCAAATGCAACAATTAAGGAAAAGgaatttctaatatttaatCTACTGAAATCTG AAAAAAAACTCGTGGAGCATGCAATTGAGCTACGATCAGATCTTAAGAATGCTGCATCCGATGTGTCGAACCTATTTTCTACAATTG AACGGAAGGATAAGATTGCAGAAGGAAACAGAATACTTATCCAGAAATTCCAGTCTCAGTTAGCTCAACAGCTAGAAGATCTGCACAAGGCTGTTGCAGCATCTGTAATGCAACAGGAGCAGCAACTGAAGGCAATGGAACAAGATATGCACTCTTTCGTATCAACAAAGGCAGAG GGTATTGAAAATCTTAGAGTACAGGTaggaaaactaaaaaatatgtatGGTTCCGGCATTAGAGTTCTCGACAGTTTAGCTGAGGAGCTTAAGGGAAATAACCAGTTAAAATTTGGAGAGTTGAATTCTGAAGTAGCCAAGCATTCATCCGCCTTGGAAGAT CTGTTTAAAGGAATTACATTAGAAGCTGATTCATTACTGAAGGATCTTCAAAGTAGTCTCCAAAAGCAAGAGGCCAAGTTAACTGATTATGCTCGACAACAGGAAGCG GCACATGCCAGAGCAGTCGAGAATACACGTGCGGTATCTAAAATAACTCTGAACTTCTTTGAGACATTACACATGCATGCATCCAATTTGATCCAAATTGTGGAAGAATCACAATATACCAATGACCAGAAATTGTACGAACTTCAAAAGAAGTTTGAG GAATGTACTGcatttgaagaaaaacaaatgttGGAGAAAGTGGCAGAAATGCTTGCTAGCTCTAGTTCTAGGAAGAAAAAACTG GTCCAAATGGCAGTTAATGATCTTCGAGAGAGTGCAAACACTAAAATCAGTAAGCTTAGGCAAGAAACGTTAACCATGCAAGATTCCACTTCTTCTATTAAAGCAGAATGGAAAATTCACATGGAAAAATCGGAGTCCAACTATCATGAGGATACTTCAGCGATAGAATCTGGAAAGAATGACCTTGTGAAGGTTCTCCAGTACTG CCGCAAGAAAGCCGAACTAGGCGCACAACAATGGAGAAATGCTCAAGAGTCCATACTTAGTCAAGAGAAGAGAAATGCTGCTTCTGTTGACTCCATTATTCG AGGAGGAATGGAAGCAAATAATCTCGTACGAGCCCGATTCTCAGGAGCTGCGTCAACTACTCTTGAAGATGCAGAAATAGCAAACAAGGATATTAAATCTTCCATTGAAC ATTCATTGCAACTTGATCGCGACGCCTGTGGTAATATAAACTCTAGGATTATCCCATGCTGTGGTGACTTGAGAGAATTGAATGGTGGTCATTACCATAGAATCGTAGAGATAACTGAAAATGCAGGGAAATGTCTTCTCAGAGAATACGTG GTAGATGAACCATCCTGTTCAACACCCAAAAGGAGACCCTTCAATCTGCCCAGTGTTTCGTCCATAGAAGAACTAAGGACCCCACCATTTGAGGAACTACTGAAATCATTCGGGGATTCTAAATCTTCAAAAAATGCAAATGGTGACGTTAGATACATTGGGGCATATGAATCTGCACAATCTGTAAGGGATTCCAGACTTCCCCTTATAGCAATCAACTAG